The sequence TTGCTTTTTGCAACCTTTCCTCGACCATAGCATGTTCATTCTGGACAAATGCAAGTTGTGCCTTGGCCAGATCATGACCGACCTTATTGATGTACCATTCTGCTCGATCAACAATGGTTTCGGTCAGCGTTTTGGCAAATTCCGGAGTATATCCCTGCACCCTGACGGTAATGATCTTTGAGTTCTGGTCAACCTCCACAACCACCCGCTTCTTAAAGTAATCAAGTTTATCTTCCCGGCTGGCAGAAGCTGACAGCCGGCTGAATATATCGTATTCATCACTGTTGTAATGGGCGAAAATATCCAGCTCCTGCTGCAGGTATTCAACTAAGTCGGTTGAATAGATAAAGGCTTCAACAAGAGATGTATCGGAACTGCCGCTGCCGCCGGTAAAACCGGAAAGCATTGCCATGGCAGGTTCCAGCGTCGCCATACCGTTAGGTTGCTGCACAATCAGCTGTGCCTGGCTCTCAAACCTGTCACTAGCCCAGATCACTTGATAAAAAGCGAACAACAGAAACGGCATCAGCACACAAATGCTGATCGGCTTTTTCAGCCAGCTAACAAGTCGCTCGGTGAAGGTTGGGACCTGAGCCTGTGCCGGTTCACTGACCTCCTGCGCTGACTCCATCGCGTCACTGACAGTCTCAGGCGCGTCGGCTTCCTTTGATGAACTGCGCATGACCTCGGGGTTAGATTTTTTCAGCTCGCGATTAAGGCTGGCAATTTTTTGCTGCGCCTCCTTTGAATCGGGATTAAGTACTCTGGCACGCTGGAAAACCCGCAATGCCAGAGCAGGATCGGTATATTCCAGTTTCTCTGCCTTGGCCATCAGGATATCGTGATTCAGCCAGTCTCCCGCTGCCAGCTTTTCCTGTTTGTAGGCTTTTAATCTGGCTTCAAGTTCATGCTGGGCATGTTGTGTCATGGTTATAATGCCTGATAATGCTTAATGCCTTCTTCAAGGTCATTGTAAAAAGTTAAATCGCCCTTGCTCAACACAATGGCACTGTCGCAGAACTGCCTGAGTTCCTTCATATCGTGGCTGACCATGATCACATTGGCCTTCTCACTGCGCTCAAACAAGGCTTTTTTTGCCTTGCGACGAAAAGATGCATCACCTACTGATGTCACTTCGTCAATCAGATAAACCTCGAAATCTATGGCAATGGAACAGGCAAAGGCCAGCCGCGGGCGCATGCCGCTAGAGTAAGTTTTAACCGGCAGATCATAGTGCTGGCCAAGCTCGGCGAATTCCTTGACCCGATCTTCGTAGGCGCCAAGATCGGCAACGCCGTTAATCCTGCCAATAAAACGGGTATTCTCTCTGCCCGTCATCTGCTGGTGGATCCCGGTAGATAATGCCACCGGCCATGAAATACTGAGATCGGTGGTTATTTTACCTTTGTTTGGATATTCGCTACCGGCAATCAAACGAAATAAGGTCGATTTACCGGCACCGTTAGCACCGAGTATGGCGATATTGTGGCCTCCGGGGATCTCAAAGTTCAGATTCCGGAAAATATACTGATGCCCAAGCGCCGAATGGTAGTACTTGGTAATATTTTCAAGCAGAATCATCTACTTATCGCCTGTTTCCAGAACCCCTGATAACAGACCAACGCGAGAAACAGGGCGATAAGGCTGGAAATCAACAGGTAGCTGACGCTCACACCCTCTTGCCCGTAGGAAGGATAAGCAGCAAATCTCGCCAGCTCAATGGCATGCAGAATAGGATTCCAGTTCAACAAGTACCAGTATTCCTCGGGAAAGTCCTTGAGTGAGAAAAAAACTCCGGAAATAAAGAACATTGGCCGCGTTAGCAGCATCTGAATTTTTTCCACTTCAGGAATATACAACGCGGCAAGACCGAACAGAAATCCCACAGACAGCGCAAATAACCATAATGATAAGAAATACAGCAGAATGCTCAGAGGGTCAGCAAGCTGGGTTTCCATGCCGATAAAATACAGTATCAACGCAATACCCATCACCACAAACAGTTTAACGATAAACTCAAACATGCCCGCTGCGATAACCGCGCTGATAGGCTGAACCTGACGAAAAGCGAACAGCGCTTTATTCTTTTTAATTGCAGAGGCTCCGGCAGACAACGTCTGCAGAAAGCTCTGGATCAGAATCATGCCAAAGGCGATAAAGATAAAGGTCGGTATTGTATGGGTTTCACCACTGTCGAGCCGGCCTCTGATAAACGCCAGCACGAAAATAAACACCACCGGCTGCACGACAGCCCAGCTGATACCAAACTTATCGTTAAAACCCACACGTATTTCACGGGCGAAAAGGGCAAAAATGACATCCCGCCAGATTTCCCATTTATTTCGCTTTAATACCGTGGTCATATCAGCAGGCCCGCTCCGGATTAATTCGAGTCTAGAGCGACATTCGCTGCCAGCGCAACCTGATAAAT comes from Lacimicrobium alkaliphilum and encodes:
- a CDS encoding ABC transporter permease, which produces MTTVLKRNKWEIWRDVIFALFAREIRVGFNDKFGISWAVVQPVVFIFVLAFIRGRLDSGETHTIPTFIFIAFGMILIQSFLQTLSAGASAIKKNKALFAFRQVQPISAVIAAGMFEFIVKLFVVMGIALILYFIGMETQLADPLSILLYFLSLWLFALSVGFLFGLAALYIPEVEKIQMLLTRPMFFISGVFFSLKDFPEEYWYLLNWNPILHAIELARFAAYPSYGQEGVSVSYLLISSLIALFLALVCYQGFWKQAISR
- a CDS encoding ABC transporter ATP-binding protein; protein product: MILLENITKYYHSALGHQYIFRNLNFEIPGGHNIAILGANGAGKSTLFRLIAGSEYPNKGKITTDLSISWPVALSTGIHQQMTGRENTRFIGRINGVADLGAYEDRVKEFAELGQHYDLPVKTYSSGMRPRLAFACSIAIDFEVYLIDEVTSVGDASFRRKAKKALFERSEKANVIMVSHDMKELRQFCDSAIVLSKGDLTFYNDLEEGIKHYQAL
- a CDS encoding lipopolysaccharide biosynthesis protein, with product MTQHAQHELEARLKAYKQEKLAAGDWLNHDILMAKAEKLEYTDPALALRVFQRARVLNPDSKEAQQKIASLNRELKKSNPEVMRSSSKEADAPETVSDAMESAQEVSEPAQAQVPTFTERLVSWLKKPISICVLMPFLLFAFYQVIWASDRFESQAQLIVQQPNGMATLEPAMAMLSGFTGGSGSSDTSLVEAFIYSTDLVEYLQQELDIFAHYNSDEYDIFSRLSASASREDKLDYFKKRVVVEVDQNSKIITVRVQGYTPEFAKTLTETIVDRAEWYINKVGHDLAKAQLAFVQNEHAMVEERLQKAKSEILAFQRKYNLLDPEAEGMALQQIAYGLEAQIANKQAELRALRSSMSESAPMVMQLKEQLDSLRQQLIDERQRLTQDIELTDVSGEMGVNEILANFGNLRMDLEFAVEALASSQVSLEKSRIEAYRQLKYLVVVESPTLPEEAKYPSILYNLSLFLAVILMIFGIGSIIRATVNELQ